GCTTAACGATAGTTGCTCATGCTAATGCTTGTATTTAGGAATGTAGACTACAGTAGAAGGTAAACATCTGGAGCTTAGTGGTTATTGGTTAATGCTAGAAGTTCATGCTAGTGCTTGATAATAGAAGGTAAAAAATTGCATCATGCTGTGGCAAAATGCAGGGTGAATGCTATGAAAATACTATCTTGGTATCTTGGTCTGAGTGAGCCATAAATGTGAGATGTTTTCTAAATTTGATTATGTTACTTAGtcgataattttttttttgtttttatagggGTGTGGTCGTGTGGGAGATTTGGTAGACTCATGTCAGTCATTAATATCACCAATTTACCACCACCTTGGTTTATATGCGCGCATCACGTGATGTGGTGATGAGATCACGCCTTGCAATACTGCAATGTGATCCCATGATGTGTGCACATGATGCAATAAGATGCGGTGCCTTATGCAGTTGACCCGTATTTTAACAAATTGGACCGTGATTGCAATGGTTGTGGTTTTTCAAATCTGATTGAACAAATCTCACCATAGATTGTGCAATGGGCTTGACTTGTTAAACATATTATACTCCACTGATTGAACAAAGCTAACTAGAGATGATGAAAATATCTTATTGTAGTGTTTTAAAGTTAACAAGTTAAATTTGTAGTACTTTTTATTAACGAACGCCTCACATAAGTGATGCGTGCTCTTCACGTTGTGAATCACGCATCGGATCACTGCATAGATTTTGTAACCAAGTTTACCACCAGATCATACTCATCTTTTTTTGCCTTGATGGAATGTAATTGTGAGGATACGTTATGTCAAATAACTTATGTGTATTCACGCACTTGTTTTTTTCCGATCTGGAATTGTGTTTGATGGTAACTTAGGTTTTTGCTAAAGAATATTTGGTCTGAGGTGAGAAGTCAAGTGAGACAGAACATAAAAGTTTTGAATGCTAGATGTTAAATCACATTGTTGTGTTCAATTTTTATCTCCATAACATGCATCTATATTCATTTTGTAGGATGGGTAAGAGAAAAGTGGATGATAGTGACAGTGATGACACGGATGaggaagatagtgatgatgagatggatgaagagaatgagaaaTCTGCTGTTACAAACAACGAAAACCAATCAGACTCCAATAAGGAACTCGATGGAAGTTTAGCATCTGTAACTGGTGGGAAAGTTGAAGGAGAATCTTCAGTTGGGTGTTCATCTGAGAGTGCATCAGAGGAAGAGAAGGAGACTGTTACCGAACGACATTTGGGATCCATTAAAGATTCCAATGATAGAGTTACTTCTCATGAAGTAGTTGATGTATCGGTGAAACATGACGAGAGCATAGTGAATAACTCAACTGATTCTTTTCCACTTGAAGAAAAACAGTGTGAACTTCAGAGCGTTTCAAATGGGCAGGAGGCTGGAACTACTGATGGAGAAGCTACAATTTCTGATTCTAAAGTGTTAATCGATAAAGAGAATGTGTCTACAAAGACTGATTGTGTTGACGTTTTGAAGCCACTGAATTTTAATGAGTTTAACTCAGCAGCAGAGCTGGAGGTAATGCTTCAATCTAGACTGATTTTGGCCTTCGCATTTGTCTATTTTAGTTTCcgatggtttttctggaaaaaaGTTTTTCCGTTCAATTGTTTCACTATAAGATTGACAAAATCTTTTTACGGTAATTCATTTAGGACACAACTCTACTTTGTGAAACTGTCTTAATGAATTCTTTTTCTTCCTTAATGGAGGCTGTATgttcatagttgttaatagcgctCATAGCGGGCGGTATAGCGAATTGCGTAGCGAGCGCTCGTGTGTCGCTATCTGATTTTGGATTCGCTATTAACAACTCTGATGTTATGTTCTAAATTTCTACTTTATCCAATAGAGAAGGCTTATTTTCAAGGCAATTGATATGTGATTCGGAGAGTGATTACTTCTAAGAACGTCTGCCATTGTTTAAATTTTATAATTTACCTGAGGATGTAATTAATTTGTATAAGTGACTTTCTGTATTGACCTCGGTTATTTTTGTTTACTATTAGGTTCTTGGTATGGAAAGGCTTAAAACCGAGCTTCAGGAAAGGGGATTGAAGTGCGGTGGTACTTTGCAAGAACGTGCAGCCAGGCTTTACCTTCTGAAAACCACTCCAGTGGAGAAGCTACCCAAGAAGCTGCTCGCTAAGAAGTGATTCACGAAATCTTCACTTGGTTTTGTATCTTATACATGAAGGTTCCTTTGTTCTTCCTGTTCTGTTTACGAATTTTATGCATTACAATTCTTTCGTTATGCAAATGTAGCTTGGAAGAATTTTAAATACTATAAGTTTCTCTATGTGGTATTTTAAAAAGTGTAAAATATTGTTAATGTCATGCCAACTCTGTCCTAATGTGTCATCATTAATACAATTACATGGTACTTGTCTTTTGGTCCCTTAATTTGCATTTGATATTAGTTTCTTTCTTTAGCTTAAGTATTTGGTCGACTATTAAATTTAAGGCATTCGTAGCAGTACATTGTGCTTGAATTGGTGTTACTCATTTTCAACTGAAAGGTCCTTTTTACCGTTGAAAACAGTTACATGCTGATGTGGATGAGATGTATAGTATCTTGGTTGACATGGACAAAATAAGTTAAATAATCTAGTTTTGCAGATAAGAAAAGCTAACAAGTTTATCTGTAAAAATGTCAATAGAATTGATCCGAAATTCCCAATCTGATTTTTCAGTGCTTTATTTTGGATTTTGATATTACAGACTGATTTATTATACAATCTCTCATTATTTATCTTGAGAAGAACGAACATAAGCAGCAGGGATGCGAGAAGCCGAGATCAAGTAttgaaaaaaacaataaaacatatGAATATGTTACGAGCTAGCGGAAGGTGAATTTCGGCAAACCGGGCATGTCCCTCTCACCTTAAGCCACTCATCAATACAGTCAGCATGGAAGCAATGTCTACACTCGGGTATGCATCTGACTATCTCTTCAACATTGTATTCTGCTAAGCATATGGAGCACGTTGCATCTCCAAGTCCTGGAAGGCGTTTACTTTCTCCTAGAACCGCTTTTGCGTAGGACTCTATGGTCGATTGGTCCAGACCTATGACCGTATTTCTATTTGATACGGTGGTGGTGTCTGCCGCATTGAGTGCTGCGTTTCTTGCAACCCAGGTGGCTACCCTCCTGCGGTCCCTGCACATATAACATGCCAAGGCAATTGAGGCGGCTATGGCCGGTAGGGATACGGCTACAATTACCAACGCTATTATCTGATGTTTATTGCCTGAAAATGTACATTAGTGAGAACTTAGTTTAAACGAAGACTGACCAGCTTACATTCTTTGCAGTTAATATCGATGTTGTATCACCGATATATTGGTTATCGGTCCCATGTAAAATATCAGTCAGAATATGGGTACCGATATTATCAGCGATATGCCGATATCTGACCAATATTTGACGATATATCatcgattttcccgatatcaatACCTTTCTTTTTAGTTATACCATTCTTCCTCTCAATGTttctattagtgttttaagtcttaattgttaattgttagtgttttaagtgttaatCAGTTcttacttgctacaattgttagtgttttgcatgttgcaaaaggttaattttttaatggcaggagagtatactgaattgttagtgttaaatttctatatatataaattctacaTGGTATTAAAATCACCTATATCCCACtgcgataacctatatctcaaatatcggtcttGACTGATATCCGATTTGTTACCGCATTAATTGCTTAGCTTACATTCTTAGTCAAATCAAGGataatttgcaaaaaaaaaaaaaagtcttagTGAGAAACATTGTCTTACTCTTTTTGGTATTGTCAAAGCAGGTAATATCTTGCTTTGTGGTATTTGTATAACCACAAACCGCGCCACGGGCCGTACACTCTGTACAATTAGGGCTATTCCATGTTAAAGCTAAATCCATATTAAGGTTAGATGTGAGTCCTCCTTGATCTTGCCACCATGCTATGGGGGTAGTTATAGAACCGATGATCCTACACGAGGTTTGGTTAGCCATTGTCATAGCAAAATGCTCAGATGAAATAGCTAAAGTAGAATGCGTAGAATTGCTTATGCAACCAACACTGATGTGATTAGACATGTCGGTCTCGACCGGGCAGCTCAAAAGAGTGTAGTTTTTACTTTGGGTACCCCAAAAAGGTGAACCCGAAAG
The Helianthus annuus cultivar XRQ/B chromosome 6, HanXRQr2.0-SUNRISE, whole genome shotgun sequence genome window above contains:
- the LOC110944441 gene encoding putative RING-H2 finger protein ATL21A, whose protein sequence is MEDFKVFLYLLILLHVLPPSLAESPYECPISFCGSSAYSIQFPFRVVGQQQDMCGYPGFNLRCDKQGKLLLNLPNSGDFSVRAIDYRSQIVQVYDPSGCSAARRLTLDLSGSPFWGTQSKNYTLLSCPVETDMSNHISVGCISNSTHSTLAISSEHFAMTMANQTSCRIIGSITTPIAWWQDQGGLTSNLNMDLALTWNSPNCTECTARGAVCGYTNTTKQDITCFDNTKKSNKHQIIALVIVAVSLPAIAASIALACYMCRDRRRVATWVARNAALNAADTTTVSNRNTVIGLDQSTIESYAKAVLGESKRLPGLGDATCSICLAEYNVEEIVRCIPECRHCFHADCIDEWLKVRGTCPVCRNSPSASS
- the LOC110864832 gene encoding replication stress response regulator SDE2 — its product is MEQQPESKIYQLIAKLLNGKSQTLNFQTPIIPISSIKSQIQTLTSIPPHHQLLLSNGKALSDDSSFHHEISSNSTVHLLLRLRGGKGGFGSLLRGAATKAGQKKTNNFDACRDMSGRRLRHVNAEKKMEEWLAEEKERKLEKVAEEFLKKNAKKVKKAGGGDGAEKYVEKYRKDSEKCREEVEKSVRESLSGGFLSKRKGVEDGDGSKAKKLKIWMGKRKVDDSDSDDTDEEDSDDEMDEENEKSAVTNNENQSDSNKELDGSLASVTGGKVEGESSVGCSSESASEEEKETVTERHLGSIKDSNDRVTSHEVVDVSVKHDESIVNNSTDSFPLEEKQCELQSVSNGQEAGTTDGEATISDSKVLIDKENVSTKTDCVDVLKPLNFNEFNSAAELEVLGMERLKTELQERGLKCGGTLQERAARLYLLKTTPVEKLPKKLLAKK